The proteins below are encoded in one region of Balaenoptera ricei isolate mBalRic1 chromosome 6, mBalRic1.hap2, whole genome shotgun sequence:
- the TMEM141 gene encoding transmembrane protein 141 isoform X1, with amino-acid sequence MVNLGLSRVDDAVASKHPEPVRPSACRCSFRGSFRTPFSGTCWWPWIGTARRAPARAQKTWGRRVLEHSPQHLCTRGWPPHTHVPCTHAWPSLSDLSKQLLPSLDAQKVRPGGAAPGVAGLLQGSEKRGGHRAGEEQACLMHVWGWQLWGGGLGLLHFLLLICPF; translated from the exons ATGGTGAACCTGGGCCTGTCCCGGGTGGACGACGCCGTGGCCAGCAAGCACCCG GAACCGGTGCGACCGTCGGCCTGCAGATGCTCGTTCAGAGGAAGTTTCCGTACCCCTTTCAGTGGAACGTGCTGGTGGCCGTGG ATCGGCACAGCTAGGAGAGCTCCAGCCAGGGCACAGAAGACCTGGGGCCGGAGAGTTCTAGAGCACAGCCCTCAGCACCTCTGCACCCGAGGCTGGCCTCCCcacacccatgtcccctgcacacaTGCATGGCCATCTCTGTCAGACCTGAGCAAACAGCTCCTGCCCAGCCTGGACGCCCAGAAGGTCAGACCAGGAGGTGCTGCCCCTGGGGTGGCTGGCCTCCTTCAGGGCAGCGAGAAGCGTGGTGGACACAGAGCTGGAGAAGAGCAGGCCTGTCTCATGCATGTTTGGGGGTGgcagctctggggtggggggttgggccTTCTGCACTTCCTGCTGCTGATATGCCCTTTCTGA
- the LCN8 gene encoding epididymal-specific lipocalin-8 isoform X1 codes for MEAGLLSAVLGIILLQVEMTAQDLDLQKIAGFWREVGVASSQYLALQTPKRLEALFLTLSGEELTVKAAYNSSGSCETEQIVSSEVNVSGRFVFPGHREIQVIDTDYEQFAILRVSLHWRDKEFHVLKYFTRSLEGEYEPGFWKFRELTADTGLYLVARHGADLEEPLPPSGMLGAPPTQPPLTAQPWGARLHLL; via the exons ATGGAGGCCGGGCTGCTGAGCGCCGTCCTGGGCATTATCCTGCTGCAGGTGGAAATGACCGCGCAGGACCTGGACCTGCAGAAG ATTGCAGGGTTCTGGCGGGAAGTTGGGGTGGCCTCCAGCCAATACCTGGCACTGCAGACCCCAAAGAGGCTGGAGGCCTTGTTCCTGACCTTGAGTGGGGAGGAGCTGACCGTGAAGGCTGCGTATAATAG CTCAGGAAGTTGTGAGACTGAACAAATAGTGAGCTCAGAAGTAAATGTTTCGGGGAGATTTGTTTTTCCTG GCCACAGGGAGATCCAGGTGATAGACACAGACTACGAACAGTTCGCCATCCTGAGGGTGTCCCTCCACTGGCGGGACAAGGAGTTCCACGTGCTCAAGTATTTCA CTCGGAGCCTTGAGGGCGAGTATGAACCAGGCTTCTGGAAGTTCCGGGAGTTGACCGCAGACACGGGGCTGTACCTGGTGGCCCGGCACG GAGCTGATCTAGAGGAGCCCCTGCCCCCATCCGGGATGCTCGGAGCTCCGCCCACCCAGCCTCCCCTGACCGCCCAGCCCTGGGGGGCCCGCCTGCACCTGCTCTGA
- the LCN8 gene encoding epididymal-specific lipocalin-8 isoform X2 — MEAGLLSAVLGIILLQVEMTAQDLDLQKIAGFWREVGVASSQYLALQTPKRLEALFLTLSGEELTVKAAYNSSGSCETEQIVSSEVNVSGRFVFPGHREIQVIDTDYEQFAILRVSLHWRDKEFHVLKYFTRSLEGEYEPGFWKFRELTADTGLYLVARHGRCAKLLKEASLCPCLR, encoded by the exons ATGGAGGCCGGGCTGCTGAGCGCCGTCCTGGGCATTATCCTGCTGCAGGTGGAAATGACCGCGCAGGACCTGGACCTGCAGAAG ATTGCAGGGTTCTGGCGGGAAGTTGGGGTGGCCTCCAGCCAATACCTGGCACTGCAGACCCCAAAGAGGCTGGAGGCCTTGTTCCTGACCTTGAGTGGGGAGGAGCTGACCGTGAAGGCTGCGTATAATAG CTCAGGAAGTTGTGAGACTGAACAAATAGTGAGCTCAGAAGTAAATGTTTCGGGGAGATTTGTTTTTCCTG GCCACAGGGAGATCCAGGTGATAGACACAGACTACGAACAGTTCGCCATCCTGAGGGTGTCCCTCCACTGGCGGGACAAGGAGTTCCACGTGCTCAAGTATTTCA CTCGGAGCCTTGAGGGCGAGTATGAACCAGGCTTCTGGAAGTTCCGGGAGTTGACCGCAGACACGGGGCTGTACCTGGTGGCCCGGCACG GGAGGTGTGCCAAGCTCCTGAAGGAGGCGAGCCTTTGCCCCTGTCTGCGCTGA
- the TMEM141 gene encoding transmembrane protein 141 isoform X2, protein MVNLGLSRVDDAVASKHPGLGEYAACQSNAFMKGIFTFVTGTGATVGLQMLVQRKFPYPFQWNVLVAVVAGSVASYWVTRVESQKCSNLWLFLETGQLPKDMDTDRHS, encoded by the exons ATGGTGAACCTGGGCCTGTCCCGGGTGGACGACGCCGTGGCCAGCAAGCACCCG ggaCTGGGGGAGTATGCCGCGTGCCAGTCGAACGCCTTCATGAAGGGCATTTTCACCTTTGTCACAG GAACCGGTGCGACCGTCGGCCTGCAGATGCTCGTTCAGAGGAAGTTTCCGTACCCCTTTCAGTGGAACGTGCTGGTGGCCGTGG tCGCAGGCTCAGTGGCCAGCTACTGGGTGACCCGAGTGGAGTCGCAGAAATGCAGCAACCTCTGGCTCTTCCTGGAGACAGGGCAGCTCCCCAAAGACATGGACACAG ATCGGCACAGCTAG